A single window of Solenopsis invicta isolate M01_SB chromosome 3, UNIL_Sinv_3.0, whole genome shotgun sequence DNA harbors:
- the LOC105193040 gene encoding testis-specific serine/threonine-protein kinase 1 isoform X1, giving the protein MSHLESHLQSPSEEATLLDRGYKLLQKLGEGYYAKVFLAEYKPEQDGEKNSVLACKIIDTASAPKDFVRKFLPRELDILVKLNHPHVVHVHSIFQRRTKYFIFMRFAENGDLFDFILKNGAVGENQARVWFRQLTLGLQYLHEMEIAHRDIKCENVLITSNYNVKLADFGFARYILDNRGKRVLSDTYCGSLSYAAPEILRGYPYNPKVSDIWSMGVILYILLNKAMPFDETNVKRLYELQITRKWKFRSKVTDNITDRVKKLVTNLLEPDVSRRWHTDQIVQSDWIAMDPRLVVLTSAEQTALNNAIEERKRHEEKFTRREPVRADSPIVQSLLLSILYKSKCLLASFPSYVVLMMRKTLLIIHLIYIRILSHIRLRA; this is encoded by the exons ATGTCGCATCTCGAGTCGCATCTCCAGTCGCCATCCGAGGAAGCCACATTGCTAGATCGGGGGTACAAGTTGCTGCAAAAGCTCGGCGAAGGTTATTACGCAAAA GTGTTTCTAGCCGAATATAAACCAGAGCAAGATGGGGAGAAGAACAGCGTCCTGGCCTGCAAGATAATCGATACCGCGAGCGCGCCGAAAGACTTTGTCCGAAAATTCCTGCCGCGCGAGCTAGACATTCTGGTGAAGCTGAATCATCCGCACGTCGTGCACGTTCACAGCATTTTCCAGAGGCGCACCAAGTACTTCATATTCATGCGCTTCGCCGAAAATGGCGATCTTTTTGATTTTATACTGAAGAACGGCGCTGTGGGAGAGAATCAGGCCCGCGTATGGTTTCGGCAGCTTACCTTAG gtCTCCAGTATCTACACGAGATGGAAATAGCGCATCGCGATATCAAGTGTGAGAACGTTCTCATCACGTCAAATTACAACGTCAAACTGGCAGATTTCGGTTTCGCTCGTTATATACTCGACAATCGTGGCAAGCGCGTTCTGAGCGACACGTACTGCGGTTCGTTGTCGTACGCGGCGCCAGAGATCTTGCGCGGTTACCCGTACAATCCGAAGGTGTCAGACATATGGTCGATGGGCGTGATCCTATACATATTGTTAAACAAGGCCATGCCGTTCGACGAGACTAACGTAAAGCGTCTTTACGAGCTGCAGATAACGCGCAAATGGAAATTCCGCAGCAAAGTAACGGACAATATAACCGATCGCGTAAAGAAGCTCGTAACCAATCTGCTCGAGCCAGACGTGTCTAGGCGTTGGCATACGGATCAGATCGTGCAGAGCGACTGGATCGCCATGGATCCGCGCCTCGTGGTGCTCACATCTGCGGAGCAGACCGCGCTCAACAACGCGATAGAAGAGCGCAAGAGACACGAGGAGAAATTTACGAGGAGGGAACCGGTACGGGCAGATAGCCCAATCGTACAATCGTTGCTCCTAAGCATTCTTTATAAGTCCAAGTGCCTCTTAGCGTCATTTCCATCATACGTCGTACTCATGATGCGTAAAACGCTGCTGATCATTCACTTAATTTACATACGCATCTTGTCGCACATTCGATTGCGAGCCTAG
- the LOC105193040 gene encoding testis-specific serine/threonine-protein kinase 1 isoform X2 has product MSHLESHLQSPSEEATLLDRGYKLLQKLGEGYYAKVFLAEYKPEQDGEKNSVLACKIIDTASAPKDFVRKFLPRELDILVKLNHPHVVHVHSIFQRRTKYFIFMRFAENGDLFDFILKNGAVGENQARVWFRQLTLGLQYLHEMEIAHRDIKCENVLITSNYNVKLADFGFARYILDNRGKRVLSDTYCGSLSYAAPEILRGYPYNPKVSDIWSMGVILYILLNKAMPFDETNVKRLYELQITRKWKFRSKVTDNITDRVKKLVTNLLEPDVSRRWHTDQIVQSDWIAMDPRLVVLTSAEQTALNNAIEERKRHEEKFTRREPRQHIVEETKKTDERKSYEREGITVLKVATKGTISTTVMKAEV; this is encoded by the exons ATGTCGCATCTCGAGTCGCATCTCCAGTCGCCATCCGAGGAAGCCACATTGCTAGATCGGGGGTACAAGTTGCTGCAAAAGCTCGGCGAAGGTTATTACGCAAAA GTGTTTCTAGCCGAATATAAACCAGAGCAAGATGGGGAGAAGAACAGCGTCCTGGCCTGCAAGATAATCGATACCGCGAGCGCGCCGAAAGACTTTGTCCGAAAATTCCTGCCGCGCGAGCTAGACATTCTGGTGAAGCTGAATCATCCGCACGTCGTGCACGTTCACAGCATTTTCCAGAGGCGCACCAAGTACTTCATATTCATGCGCTTCGCCGAAAATGGCGATCTTTTTGATTTTATACTGAAGAACGGCGCTGTGGGAGAGAATCAGGCCCGCGTATGGTTTCGGCAGCTTACCTTAG gtCTCCAGTATCTACACGAGATGGAAATAGCGCATCGCGATATCAAGTGTGAGAACGTTCTCATCACGTCAAATTACAACGTCAAACTGGCAGATTTCGGTTTCGCTCGTTATATACTCGACAATCGTGGCAAGCGCGTTCTGAGCGACACGTACTGCGGTTCGTTGTCGTACGCGGCGCCAGAGATCTTGCGCGGTTACCCGTACAATCCGAAGGTGTCAGACATATGGTCGATGGGCGTGATCCTATACATATTGTTAAACAAGGCCATGCCGTTCGACGAGACTAACGTAAAGCGTCTTTACGAGCTGCAGATAACGCGCAAATGGAAATTCCGCAGCAAAGTAACGGACAATATAACCGATCGCGTAAAGAAGCTCGTAACCAATCTGCTCGAGCCAGACGTGTCTAGGCGTTGGCATACGGATCAGATCGTGCAGAGCGACTGGATCGCCATGGATCCGCGCCTCGTGGTGCTCACATCTGCGGAGCAGACCGCGCTCAACAACGCGATAGAAGAGCGCAAGAGACACGAGGAGAAATTTACGAGGAGGGAACCG AGACAGCACATAGTCGAGGAGACAAAAAAGACTGACGAGCGAAAAAGCTACGAAAGGGAAGGGATAACAGTCCTCAAAGTCGCCACAAAA GGGACAATTTCTACTACGGTTATGAAAGCCGAAGTTTGA
- the LOC105193041 gene encoding histone acetyltransferase type B catalytic subunit — translation MEDSMTARLKKLVTDGNEALELRLIRNLDDLHSEKAAFKPEMTHQVFGDREMIFGYLDLKVQLFYSAGCLETYLGMKYTEKVNGEHEGVEPDEVLTKIAPWLAPDAHCSLASFTKALAKDDTFIPHGELMHSFSIDDKGTTRQFVVYKADMSYKGYREYHQRIQTFLLWYIDAALFIDLDDEQWQYFNLFEKYTTPMGNTRYATIGFATVYRYYAYPQHIRPRIAQFLIFPPFQRIGLGKHLLQAIYREYIGRRDVKDITVESPSDVFQRLRNYVDALNCSSLSSFSPNRLQKGFDNEMILEAKNKFKINKKQARIVYEILRLQATNVANADEYRAYRIDVKKRLNIPFKRKQNEELKIERALKNAADKSTYTNGNGLPSDEQRKEILEKEYRFLEEEYKMVIKRLEYDSSEL, via the exons ATGGAGGATTCTATGACAGCGCGTCTGAAGAAGCTCGTGACTGACGGTAACGAAGCCCTGGAGCTCAGGTTAATCCGTAATCTCGACGATTTGCACTCGGAGAAGGCTGCTTTCAAGCCAGAGATGACTCACCAGGTGTTCGGAGACAG GGAAATGATATTTGGTTATCTGGATCTGAAAGTACAACTGTTCTACTCGGCCGGTTGCTTGGAAACATATTTGGGAATGAAATATACAGAAAAAGTGAATGGGGAACATGAAGGAGTTGAACCCGATGAGGTATTGACAAAGATTGCCCCATGGCTGGCCCCTGACGCTCACTGCAGCTTGGCCAGTTTTACCAAAGCACTTGCCAAGGATGATACATTTATACCACATGGAGAATTGATGCACTCTTTTTCAATCGATG ATAAAGGCACCACGAGGCAATTTGTAGTCTACAAGGCAGATATGAGTTACAAAGGATATAGGGAGTATCATCAGAGGATTCAAACATTCCTTCTTTGGTACATAGATGCAGCTCTTTTTATTGATCTCGATGATGAACAATGGCAGTATTTTAATCT ATTCGAAAAATATACGACACCTATGGGTAATACTCGATATGCGACGATTGGTTTTGCCACAGTGTATCGATATTATGCTTATCCGCAGCATATTCGGCCGCGTATTGcgcagtttttaatttttccaccGTTTCAAAGGATAGGTCTTGGCAAACATTTGCTGCAAGCGATTTATCGCGAATACATTGGCAGGCGTGATGTTAAGGATATAACAG TGGAGAGTCCGTCCGATGTGTTTCAACGGCTGCGAAACTATGTAGATGCCTTAAACTGCAGCTCATTGTCCAGTTTTTCGCCGAATCGTTTGCAGAAAGGCTTTGACAATGAAATGATCCTTGAAgctaagaataaatttaaaattaacaag AAGCAGGCTCGCATAGTGTATGAGATCCTAAGATTGCAGGCGACGAATGTTGCGAACGCGGATGAATATCGGGCGTACAGAATAGACGTGAAGAAAAGACTGAATATACCGTTTAAGAGAAAACAGAACGAGGAGCTAAAAATAGAACGCGCTTTGAAGAATGCTGCGGATAAAAGCACATATACGAATGGTAATGGTCTGCCGTCCGATGAGCAACGTAAAGAAATACTGGAAAAGGAATATCGGTTCTTGGAAGAGGAATACAAGATGGTCATCAAGCGATTGGAATACGATTCCTCTGAGCTGTGA